One genomic window of Streptomonospora nanhaiensis includes the following:
- the dpdA gene encoding tRNA-guanine transglycosylase DpdA: MKFYFPDSQDLVSPTYDFLSDEYSPTRVRQRDDLYAHEVVGSQPYDGILVSKAIVDGSAKGSGKYTSAQRARLYRMGVRRFFRLPEGMESLGDCGAFNYIDEEHPPYTVDEVLDFYEGCGFDAGVSIDHVIFGFTPAADDRDVDPAWVDRRSISLNLAELFIAEVRQRKASLEPVGAAQGWSPKSYADSVQQLQAMGYRRIALGGMVPLKTAEILACLEEIDAVRADDTQLHLLGITRVDSMAKFKDYGVTSFDSTSAFRQSFMDDRNNYHTRNESFTAIRVPQVDGNPSLKRRILSGTVSQAEAVVAERECLKRLRAFDLGEADLDDVIDALAIYEALANGPKKKSYIDFYRRTLEASPWKTCPCALCREHGIEIAIFRGTERNKRRGFHNLTVLESKMRELDIA; the protein is encoded by the coding sequence GTGAAGTTCTATTTCCCCGATAGTCAGGACCTGGTCAGCCCCACCTATGATTTCCTCAGCGATGAGTACTCGCCAACGCGCGTACGCCAACGTGACGACCTCTACGCCCACGAGGTAGTCGGATCCCAACCCTACGACGGCATCCTCGTCAGCAAGGCGATTGTCGACGGATCAGCCAAGGGTTCGGGAAAGTACACTTCGGCGCAACGCGCGCGACTCTACCGAATGGGGGTACGCCGTTTCTTCAGACTTCCGGAGGGTATGGAATCCCTGGGTGACTGCGGTGCATTTAATTACATCGACGAGGAGCATCCTCCGTATACCGTAGATGAAGTGCTTGACTTCTACGAAGGGTGCGGTTTCGACGCAGGAGTAAGCATTGACCATGTCATCTTCGGGTTCACTCCAGCCGCCGATGACAGAGACGTGGATCCCGCGTGGGTGGACCGCCGATCCATATCGTTGAACCTGGCCGAACTCTTCATTGCCGAAGTCAGGCAGCGCAAGGCCAGCCTCGAACCCGTAGGCGCAGCCCAAGGCTGGAGCCCGAAGAGTTACGCCGACAGCGTCCAGCAACTGCAGGCAATGGGCTACCGCCGGATCGCCCTCGGCGGAATGGTCCCCCTGAAGACTGCCGAGATCCTCGCGTGCCTGGAAGAGATTGATGCGGTAAGGGCGGACGACACACAACTCCACCTCCTTGGCATCACCCGTGTTGACAGCATGGCGAAATTCAAGGACTACGGCGTAACGAGTTTTGACAGCACCTCAGCGTTTCGACAGTCCTTCATGGACGATCGCAACAATTACCATACCCGGAACGAGTCCTTCACCGCCATACGTGTACCACAGGTTGACGGAAACCCGTCCCTTAAACGCCGCATACTGTCGGGAACAGTATCCCAGGCAGAGGCGGTTGTAGCCGAACGAGAATGCCTCAAACGACTCCGCGCCTTCGACCTAGGTGAAGCCGACCTCGATGACGTGATCGATGCCTTGGCGATATACGAGGCACTCGCCAATGGCCCGAAGAAAAAGAGCTATATCGATTTCTATCGTCGAACCCTTGAGGCTTCCCCCTGGAAAACATGTCCCTGCGCCCTGTGCCGAGAGCACGGGATCGAAATCGCGATCTTTCGGGGCACAGAAAGAAACAAACGCAGGGGCTTCCACAATCTGACTGTGCTCGAATCAAAGATGCGGGAACTCGACATCGCATGA
- the dbpB gene encoding DGQHR domain-containing protein DpdB, producing MGGRVLKRRALRIHQHSEVPLYVFTLAAEEVSQVADVARISRDDAGKLIGYQRPEKKQHVKQILEYLDSDEVLFPNGLILALPKSVRFRSSPGPSSFDGLATSGTLEIPLPESDAEPRPAWIVDGQQRSLALSRTRRTRLPVTAAGFVAEDIPTQREQFLRVNTVSPLPSNLVSELLPEVWTPLPAKLSARKLPSALVDVLNQDPESPLRGMIKRASTGSDKRGAVIADNGLITAIEESLNSSAGILFLHRNLSNNTTDTVTIRRLLITYWSAVRETFPNAWGLPPTKSRLMHGVGIRAMGRLMDKVMANVDLNTEDPILSARGELSVIKEQCHWTQGRWPELGVNWNELQNTPRHISTLSNFLIRVYVQARASAS from the coding sequence ATGGGCGGTCGCGTCCTCAAGCGCCGGGCTCTGCGCATTCACCAGCACTCCGAAGTGCCGCTCTATGTGTTCACCCTGGCGGCCGAGGAGGTGAGCCAGGTTGCCGATGTGGCCCGCATCTCGCGCGACGATGCGGGAAAGCTCATCGGATACCAGCGCCCGGAGAAGAAGCAGCATGTCAAGCAGATCCTTGAGTACCTTGACAGCGATGAGGTCCTCTTCCCCAATGGATTGATCCTGGCGCTGCCCAAGTCGGTGCGCTTTCGTTCGAGTCCCGGCCCCTCCTCCTTTGACGGCCTGGCGACCAGCGGAACGCTGGAGATCCCACTTCCTGAATCCGACGCCGAGCCTCGCCCCGCCTGGATCGTCGACGGCCAGCAGCGCAGTCTGGCGTTGTCCCGTACCCGGAGGACAAGGCTGCCCGTCACCGCCGCCGGCTTTGTCGCCGAAGACATCCCGACTCAGCGCGAGCAGTTTCTTCGCGTCAACACCGTTTCGCCGCTCCCGAGCAATCTTGTCTCAGAACTCCTGCCAGAGGTGTGGACCCCGCTTCCCGCCAAGCTGTCGGCACGAAAACTGCCATCGGCCCTGGTAGACGTGCTCAACCAGGATCCTGAATCCCCGCTGCGCGGAATGATCAAACGAGCCTCCACCGGCTCGGACAAGCGCGGCGCGGTGATCGCTGACAACGGCCTGATCACCGCGATCGAGGAATCGCTGAACTCATCCGCCGGTATCCTATTTTTGCACCGAAACCTGTCCAACAACACCACCGACACAGTCACCATCCGCCGCCTTCTCATCACTTATTGGTCTGCGGTGCGTGAGACGTTTCCCAACGCATGGGGACTGCCTCCTACAAAGAGTCGCTTGATGCACGGAGTCGGAATCCGAGCCATGGGCCGCCTTATGGACAAGGTCATGGCGAATGTGGACTTGAACACCGAAGATCCGATTCTCAGCGCACGCGGAGAATTGTCGGTAATAAAAGAACAATGCCATTGGACACAGGGACGCTGGCCGGAACTCGGTGTCAACTGGAACGAACTTCAGAACACTCCGCGACATATCAGCACTCTCTCAAATTTCCTTATTCGTGTATATGTTCAGGCTAGGGCAAGCGCGTCGTGA
- the dbpB gene encoding DGQHR domain-containing protein DpdB — MADRYTLRLPALEIRQGSRRIYCFAVDGKKMHGFAAVSRIHRDEEKNLQGYQRPEVLSHIRAIRRYLESDGAMLPNAIVLAFDRRVEFVSHGPTGSVDYAVPGELVIPVDETQSDDEKPAWLVDGQQRSAAIRDADLAEFPVAAVGFIADGPAEQRSQFILVNSTKPLPKGLIHELLPETAGHLPPSYVRRRLPAKLMTRMNIDPEGPFYGKIASPTAPDGYIKDNSILKMLEHSIFEGALFQYRNPVDGSGDVDRMLLHLRSYWKLVQQTFPDAWRKPPRNSRLTHGVGIQAMGFVMDELTEDMPAEGVKCERVRAALQSLEPHVAWTSGTWKFGEGDERKWNGLQNTPSDVHLLHAHLKKVIRRAGVRI; from the coding sequence GTGGCCGATCGTTACACCCTTCGACTGCCGGCCTTGGAGATTCGCCAAGGAAGTCGACGGATCTACTGCTTCGCCGTGGACGGCAAGAAGATGCACGGCTTTGCCGCGGTGTCTCGAATCCACAGGGACGAAGAGAAGAATCTGCAGGGGTACCAGCGGCCCGAAGTACTGAGCCACATCCGCGCCATCCGCCGCTACCTGGAGTCCGACGGCGCCATGCTGCCGAACGCCATCGTCTTGGCGTTCGACCGCCGAGTAGAGTTCGTCAGCCACGGCCCGACCGGGAGTGTTGACTACGCGGTGCCGGGGGAGCTCGTCATACCGGTCGACGAAACCCAGTCCGACGACGAGAAACCGGCGTGGCTGGTCGACGGCCAGCAGCGTAGCGCGGCGATTCGCGACGCCGATCTTGCGGAGTTCCCTGTTGCCGCAGTCGGCTTCATCGCCGATGGTCCCGCCGAACAGCGTTCCCAGTTCATCCTGGTGAATTCCACCAAGCCGCTGCCCAAGGGGCTCATCCACGAGCTTCTTCCAGAGACCGCCGGCCATCTCCCGCCCTCGTATGTGCGGCGCCGTCTCCCTGCGAAGCTGATGACCCGGATGAATATCGATCCCGAAGGACCGTTCTACGGCAAGATCGCCAGCCCCACGGCTCCGGACGGGTACATCAAGGACAACAGCATCCTGAAGATGCTGGAGCACAGCATCTTCGAAGGAGCCCTGTTCCAGTACCGCAACCCCGTCGACGGCTCCGGGGATGTCGACCGCATGCTGCTCCACCTGCGGTCGTACTGGAAGTTGGTCCAGCAGACCTTCCCCGATGCCTGGAGGAAGCCGCCGCGGAACTCCCGCCTGACGCACGGTGTCGGCATTCAAGCCATGGGCTTTGTGATGGACGAACTTACCGAAGACATGCCCGCGGAAGGCGTCAAGTGCGAGCGGGTCAGGGCTGCGCTGCAGAGCTTGGAGCCCCATGTCGCCTGGACGTCCGGCACGTGGAAGTTCGGCGAAGGCGACGAACGCAAGTGGAACGGCCTTCAAAACACTCCGAGTGACGTGCACCTGCTGCACGCGCATTTGAAGAAGGTGATACGCAGGGCCGGGGTGCGGATCTGA
- the queC gene encoding 7-cyano-7-deazaguanine synthase QueC produces the protein MLLSGGLDSTTVLAIAKDRGFAPYALSFRYGQRHSVELEAAQRVAQTMSVVRHVVADIDLRVFGGSALTDDISVPKHESVDEVASTSVPITYVPARNTVFLSYALAYAEVVGAFDIFTGITAVDYSGYPDCRPEYVEAYEKMANLATRAAVEGKQRLRIHSPLIEMSKADIVREGLRLGVDYSLTSSCYDPDEQGRACGHCDTCLLRLKGFSEAGVTDPIRYQDA, from the coding sequence GTGCTGCTCAGCGGGGGCCTGGACTCCACCACCGTCCTGGCAATCGCGAAAGACCGCGGCTTTGCCCCTTACGCGCTGAGCTTTCGATACGGTCAGCGCCACAGCGTCGAGCTCGAGGCAGCGCAAAGGGTCGCTCAGACGATGTCCGTGGTGCGACACGTGGTTGCCGACATCGATCTTCGCGTCTTCGGTGGTTCGGCGCTGACTGATGATATCTCCGTTCCCAAGCACGAGAGCGTGGACGAGGTCGCCTCTACGAGCGTGCCGATCACCTACGTTCCGGCCCGCAACACGGTATTCCTCTCCTATGCATTGGCCTACGCCGAAGTCGTGGGGGCGTTTGACATCTTCACTGGAATCACTGCGGTGGACTACAGTGGGTATCCCGACTGCAGGCCCGAGTACGTTGAGGCGTACGAGAAGATGGCCAATCTCGCGACGCGCGCTGCGGTCGAGGGAAAGCAGCGGCTAAGGATTCACTCGCCTCTAATCGAGATGTCGAAGGCGGACATCGTCCGCGAAGGGCTTCGCCTTGGTGTGGACTACTCGCTGACTTCGAGTTGCTATGACCCCGACGAGCAGGGAAGGGCGTGCGGGCACTGCGACACATGCCTGCTCCGGCTCAAGGGATTTTCCGAGGCCGGCGTCACTGACCCGATCCGGTATCAGGACGCCTAA
- a CDS encoding NADP-dependent oxidoreductase — protein MAGERTGREVRLAARPKGEPTLADFEVAEVAVPEPGEGQVLVRNTWMSVDPYMRGRMDDVESYIPPFKLGEPMTGSAVGEVVASRSDSVPVGATVTHFLGWREYAVLDADSATVVDAEAAPARAYLGPLGSTGLTAYASLVEVAPVREGDVVFVSAAAGAVGSVAGQIARKLGASRVIGSAGGRRKTAMLLDDFGFDAAIDYKAGPVADQLAEAAPDGIDVYLDNVGGDHLEAALGAARTGARFALVGAISVYNATEPVPGPSNLFLAVKRELTLRGMLVQSYLHLFPEYVRRAGEWLADGGLRTEETVREGIEAAPEAFLGMLRGENVGKMLVRLAD, from the coding sequence ATGGCGGGGGAGAGAACAGGGCGCGAGGTCCGGCTGGCCGCGCGGCCGAAGGGGGAGCCGACGCTCGCCGACTTCGAGGTCGCCGAGGTCGCGGTGCCCGAACCCGGCGAGGGGCAGGTCCTCGTCCGCAACACCTGGATGTCGGTCGACCCCTACATGCGGGGCCGGATGGACGACGTGGAGTCCTACATCCCGCCCTTCAAGCTGGGCGAGCCGATGACCGGGAGCGCGGTCGGCGAGGTCGTCGCCTCCCGCTCCGACTCCGTCCCGGTCGGCGCGACCGTCACGCACTTCCTCGGCTGGCGCGAGTACGCCGTGCTCGACGCCGACTCCGCCACCGTGGTCGACGCCGAGGCGGCGCCCGCGCGCGCCTACCTCGGGCCCCTCGGCTCCACCGGGCTCACCGCCTACGCCTCGCTGGTCGAGGTCGCGCCCGTGCGCGAGGGCGACGTGGTGTTCGTGTCGGCCGCGGCCGGGGCGGTCGGCAGCGTCGCCGGGCAGATCGCGCGCAAGCTCGGCGCCTCGCGGGTGATCGGGTCGGCCGGGGGCCGGCGCAAGACCGCGATGCTGCTGGACGACTTCGGCTTCGACGCCGCCATCGACTACAAGGCCGGGCCGGTCGCCGACCAGCTCGCCGAGGCCGCGCCCGACGGCATCGACGTCTACCTCGACAACGTGGGCGGCGACCACCTGGAGGCCGCCCTCGGCGCCGCCCGCACCGGCGCCCGGTTCGCGCTGGTCGGCGCCATCAGCGTCTACAACGCCACCGAGCCCGTCCCGGGTCCGAGCAACCTGTTCCTGGCGGTCAAGCGGGAGCTGACGCTGCGCGGGATGCTCGTGCAGTCCTACCTGCACCTCTTCCCCGAGTACGTGCGGCGGGCCGGTGAGTGGCTGGCCGACGGCGGCCTGCGCACCGAGGAGACCGTGCGCGAGGGGATCGAGGCGGCGCCGGAGGCGTTCCTGGGCATGCTGCGCGGCGAGAACGTCGGCAAGATGCTGGTCCGCCTCGCCGACTGA
- a CDS encoding MerR family transcriptional regulator: MRIGELARRAGTTTRALRFYESQGLLSARRAPNGYREYDEADYRLVSEILALQAAGLSLNDTRPFVDCLRSGHESGDSCPDSIEVYRRKLADVDACIDRLKEVRAGLVVKLTDALERQPGMCNMTGPLPGDTPGDEEP; the protein is encoded by the coding sequence ATGCGCATCGGTGAACTCGCCAGACGCGCCGGGACCACCACCCGAGCGCTGCGGTTCTACGAGTCCCAGGGCCTGCTGAGCGCGCGGCGCGCGCCCAACGGCTACCGGGAGTACGACGAAGCCGACTACCGGCTGGTCAGCGAGATCCTGGCACTGCAGGCGGCGGGCCTGAGCCTCAACGACACGCGGCCGTTCGTGGACTGCCTGCGCTCGGGGCACGAGTCCGGGGACTCCTGCCCGGACTCCATCGAGGTGTACCGCCGCAAACTGGCCGACGTGGACGCCTGCATCGACCGCCTCAAGGAGGTCCGGGCGGGTCTGGTCGTCAAACTCACCGACGCGCTGGAGCGGCAGCCGGGCATGTGCAACATGACCGGGCCGCTCCCCGGCGATACCCCAGGCGACGAGGAGCCGTAA
- a CDS encoding TetR/AcrR family transcriptional regulator: protein MARTADPQRRRAVVDAVIEQLARTGIADFTLRGLAEGLGQSTRVLTHHFADKNALLTAVLERLDERQHTALRATPGWDDPAVPVGSIVEDAWRRNLGPDEVAMTRLIREIEGLAAAGRLPLPVPGFVRGRAEFVGTCLVRRGMSEAAARTTATLLNAAYAGLEGDYLATGDRDRVEAALKDLCAWVDARVAAAR from the coding sequence ATGGCCAGGACCGCCGACCCTCAGCGGCGCCGCGCGGTGGTCGACGCGGTCATCGAGCAGCTCGCGCGCACCGGCATCGCCGACTTCACCCTCCGCGGGCTCGCCGAGGGCCTGGGGCAGAGCACCCGCGTGCTCACCCACCACTTCGCGGACAAGAACGCCCTGCTCACGGCCGTCCTGGAGCGGCTGGACGAACGCCAGCACACCGCGCTGCGCGCCACCCCCGGATGGGACGACCCGGCGGTCCCCGTCGGCTCGATCGTCGAGGACGCCTGGCGGCGCAACCTCGGCCCCGACGAGGTGGCCATGACCCGCCTCATCCGTGAGATCGAGGGCCTGGCCGCCGCCGGGCGCCTCCCCCTGCCGGTTCCCGGCTTCGTGCGCGGCCGCGCCGAGTTCGTCGGCACCTGCCTGGTCCGGCGCGGCATGTCCGAGGCGGCGGCCCGCACCACGGCGACCCTGCTCAACGCGGCCTACGCCGGCCTGGAGGGCGACTACCTGGCCACCGGCGACCGCGACCGGGTCGAGGCCGCGCTGAAGGACCTGTGCGCGTGGGTCGACGCCCGGGTGGCGGCGGCGCGCTGA
- the queD gene encoding 6-carboxytetrahydropterin synthase QueD: MEIFREFTFEAAHRLPRVPEGHKCARLHGHSYRVTVHLDAEVDPQAGWVMDFGEVKQVFEPIRAQLDHYYLNEVPGLENPTSENLAQWIWRRLEPALPELSAVTIRETCTSGVTFRGR, from the coding sequence ATGGAAATATTTCGAGAGTTCACCTTTGAGGCGGCCCATCGGCTTCCCCGTGTCCCGGAAGGGCACAAGTGCGCGCGTCTTCATGGGCATTCATACCGAGTGACCGTGCACCTGGACGCTGAAGTCGACCCGCAGGCGGGTTGGGTCATGGACTTCGGTGAAGTGAAGCAGGTTTTCGAGCCTATTCGGGCACAACTTGATCACTACTATCTCAACGAGGTTCCTGGACTGGAAAACCCGACAAGCGAGAATCTGGCGCAGTGGATATGGAGGCGCCTGGAACCGGCTCTTCCGGAACTCTCTGCGGTAACCATCCGGGAGACGTGTACCTCGGGAGTCACGTTCCGGGGGAGGTAA
- the trxA gene encoding thioredoxin, producing the protein MPQTSVSGRVTAVTDAEFEERVLNADGPVLVDFWAEWCPPCHMIAPVLEEIAAERADSLTVVKVNSDENPLTAREYQVMSLPTLMLFRGGHPERVLVGARPKARLLADLVDAQER; encoded by the coding sequence ATGCCACAGACGAGTGTGTCCGGCCGGGTCACCGCGGTCACCGACGCGGAGTTCGAGGAGCGGGTCCTCAACGCCGACGGACCGGTGCTGGTCGACTTCTGGGCGGAGTGGTGCCCACCGTGCCACATGATCGCCCCGGTACTGGAGGAGATCGCCGCCGAGCGCGCCGACTCCCTCACCGTCGTGAAGGTCAACAGCGACGAGAACCCGCTCACCGCGCGGGAGTACCAGGTGATGTCGCTGCCGACCCTGATGCTGTTCCGCGGCGGCCACCCCGAGCGCGTCCTGGTGGGCGCCCGCCCCAAGGCCCGCCTCCTGGCCGACCTGGTCGACGCGCAGGAGCGCTGA
- the queE gene encoding 7-carboxy-7-deazaguanine synthase, translating into MRYFVKEIFYTLQGEGSHAGRPAVFCRMSRCNLWTGYEKDRHRAICKFCDTDFVGTDGVGGGRFQSAEKLADAVERAWPSESRGHRFVVCTGGEPLLQLDDAAVAALHERGFEVAVETNGTRRPPRGVDWLCVSPKIGAELVVSEGDELKLVYPQAGGDPAQFEHLDFGVFRLQPMDGPELAANTEAAVEYCLKNPRWRLSLQTHKYLGIR; encoded by the coding sequence ATGCGTTATTTTGTCAAAGAGATCTTCTATACTCTGCAGGGAGAAGGCAGCCACGCCGGCCGGCCTGCGGTCTTCTGCCGCATGTCACGTTGCAACCTGTGGACCGGCTACGAAAAAGATCGCCATCGGGCGATCTGCAAGTTTTGCGACACCGATTTCGTTGGCACGGACGGCGTTGGGGGCGGGCGGTTTCAATCGGCGGAGAAATTGGCGGACGCGGTTGAGCGCGCCTGGCCGTCGGAATCACGGGGCCATCGGTTCGTGGTGTGCACCGGTGGTGAGCCGCTCTTGCAGTTGGACGACGCGGCTGTGGCCGCTCTACACGAGCGAGGTTTTGAGGTAGCTGTCGAGACCAATGGCACCCGGCGTCCGCCTCGAGGAGTTGACTGGCTGTGCGTAAGTCCAAAAATCGGGGCTGAGCTGGTGGTTTCCGAGGGCGACGAACTGAAGTTGGTCTACCCGCAGGCCGGAGGTGACCCCGCACAGTTCGAACATCTGGATTTCGGTGTTTTCCGGTTGCAGCCGATGGATGGTCCTGAGTTGGCGGCCAACACCGAGGCAGCCGTTGAATACTGCCTCAAGAACCCCCGGTGGCGGCTCTCGCTGCAGACGCACAAATATCTGGGGATTCGTTAG
- a CDS encoding MFS transporter translates to MPTSSHRTPLWLAALALAAFAVQTDDFVIIGVLAAIAEGTHVSETAAGQLVTAYSLIYALTAPVWAVALARVPRRALLVWALTVFTAANIAVLAVDGYWPLMALRVVAALAAAVVLPTALAVAGAAAPADRKGRYLAAVMTGLTGAILIGVPAGTWIGAAFGWRATFVFGGLLGAAALLLAAPSLPRESAEGASAPSRTALVRPLLNTAVAGVLAVTVLAVAGNLAFQTYISVLLSGIADVGPRLLAVLLVCAGAGGLAGTQAAGRLVDRFGASATFFTTGALFCAAMAALAGLWLLRPVPVALAAVLLVGWSAAAWAIPPTLQALMLSRTGTEAATQAMAVHSASVYVGAAAGGVAGGAALSAGAGLLPVAAAVSMALALAVCGVTGRRAAVPAQSP, encoded by the coding sequence ATGCCGACTTCCTCTCACCGGACGCCCCTGTGGCTGGCCGCACTCGCACTCGCCGCCTTCGCGGTGCAGACCGACGACTTCGTCATCATCGGCGTGCTCGCGGCGATAGCCGAGGGCACGCACGTCTCGGAGACCGCCGCCGGGCAGCTGGTCACGGCGTACTCGCTGATCTACGCGCTGACGGCGCCGGTGTGGGCCGTCGCGCTGGCGCGCGTGCCCCGCCGCGCGCTGCTGGTGTGGGCCCTGACCGTGTTCACGGCGGCCAACATCGCGGTGCTCGCGGTGGACGGCTACTGGCCGCTGATGGCGCTGCGCGTGGTGGCCGCGCTGGCGGCGGCCGTCGTGCTGCCCACGGCGCTGGCGGTGGCGGGCGCGGCGGCTCCGGCCGACCGCAAGGGGCGCTACCTGGCCGCGGTGATGACCGGGCTGACCGGCGCGATCCTCATCGGCGTGCCCGCGGGCACCTGGATCGGCGCGGCCTTCGGCTGGCGCGCGACGTTCGTGTTCGGCGGCCTGCTCGGCGCGGCGGCCCTGCTCCTCGCGGCGCCGTCCCTGCCGCGGGAGAGCGCGGAGGGTGCTTCCGCGCCCTCGCGGACGGCACTGGTCCGGCCGCTGCTGAACACCGCGGTGGCCGGGGTGCTGGCCGTGACCGTGCTGGCGGTGGCGGGGAACCTGGCGTTCCAGACCTACATCTCGGTGCTGCTGAGCGGGATCGCCGACGTGGGCCCGCGGCTGCTGGCCGTCCTGCTGGTCTGCGCGGGAGCCGGCGGACTGGCGGGGACGCAGGCGGCCGGCCGCCTGGTCGACCGCTTCGGCGCGTCGGCGACCTTCTTCACCACGGGGGCGCTGTTCTGCGCCGCGATGGCCGCGCTCGCGGGGCTGTGGCTGCTGCGCCCGGTCCCGGTCGCGCTCGCGGCGGTGCTCCTGGTCGGCTGGTCGGCCGCCGCGTGGGCGATCCCGCCGACCCTCCAGGCCCTGATGCTCTCCCGCACGGGGACCGAGGCGGCCACGCAGGCGATGGCGGTGCACAGCGCGTCGGTCTACGTGGGCGCGGCCGCGGGGGGTGTCGCGGGCGGAGCGGCGCTGTCGGCGGGCGCGGGGCTCCTTCCGGTGGCCGCGGCGGTCTCGATGGCGCTGGCCCTTGCCGTCTGCGGCGTGACGGGGCGGCGGGCGGCGGTGCCCGCGCAGAGCCCGTGA
- a CDS encoding DinB family protein, with the protein MPTTRRELLRWQFEMTWSLFEYHLERLRPDDFLWEPAALCWTMRRDAAGTWRPDWAETEPDPVPVPTIAWVTWHIGWWWGVALDHAQGRTPRERDDIVWPGPGEASVEWLRGLRAEWTSVLDRLEEPDLDAAAPFPWQGDPGMTVGHMLAWLNAELMKNASEIGQLRMVRAARRSD; encoded by the coding sequence ATGCCTACGACACGACGCGAGCTGCTGCGCTGGCAGTTCGAGATGACCTGGTCCCTGTTCGAGTACCACCTGGAGCGGCTGCGGCCCGACGACTTCCTGTGGGAGCCGGCGGCGCTGTGCTGGACGATGCGCCGCGACGCCGCCGGCACCTGGCGCCCCGACTGGGCCGAGACCGAGCCCGATCCCGTCCCCGTGCCCACGATCGCGTGGGTGACCTGGCACATCGGCTGGTGGTGGGGTGTGGCTCTGGACCACGCGCAGGGGCGCACGCCCCGGGAGCGCGACGACATCGTGTGGCCGGGGCCGGGCGAGGCGAGCGTGGAGTGGCTGCGCGGGCTGCGGGCGGAGTGGACCTCGGTGCTGGACCGCCTTGAGGAGCCCGACCTGGACGCGGCCGCCCCCTTCCCCTGGCAGGGCGACCCCGGCATGACCGTGGGGCACATGCTGGCCTGGCTGAACGCCGAGCTGATGAAGAACGCCTCCGAGATCGGGCAGCTGCGGATGGTGCGCGCCGCGCGGCGGTCCGACTGA